One Sagittula stellata E-37 genomic window carries:
- a CDS encoding DUF3096 domain-containing protein translates to MYANPILAQSLLALVAGVVILVAPRVLNYVIAAYLIAVGLSGLFLGMA, encoded by the coding sequence ATGTATGCAAATCCCATCCTCGCCCAGTCCTTGCTGGCCCTCGTCGCCGGCGTCGTCATCCTCGTCGCACCGCGTGTCCTGAACTATGTCATCGCGGCGTATCTGATCGCCGTCGGCCTGTCCGGCCTCTTCCTCGGGATGGCCTGA